A stretch of DNA from Catenulispora acidiphila DSM 44928:
TCCGCCGTGTTCTGCGTGCCCGAATACTGCTGCCATTCGTTGGCCGACTGGCCGGGGACGGCTTTGCCGTCGGCGCCGGTTCCAGTGCCGGTTCCAGCTCCGGCTCCGGCGTTCTCGCCGTCCGCGCCGTCCCCGCCGCCCTGGCCGCCCCAGCCCGCGCCGCCGTCGCCGTCGTCTTGGCCGCCCCAGTCCTGGTTGGCCCAGTCACCCTGCTGCGCGGCCTTCATCGGCAGGGCGAATCCGAGGACGAACGCCGCGGCGAGCAGCCCGACGACCGTCCAGATCGTCTCCTGCACCGCCGAGCTGAAGCCCGCCTTGGCGGCCTTGACCGCGGTGGTGCCGACGGCCTGGCCGACCTCCGGGCCGTGCTCGGCGGAGGCCTTGCCGACCGCGGTGTTCAGGACGGCGCAGGAGGCCGGGACGGCGGCCGGGTCGCTGGCCGTGGCCCGGTCCTGCTCGCAGGTGTGCAGGTTCGCCAGGATCGTGTCCTGGTCCGCGGAGCTGACCCCGGCCACGCTCAGCTGCGTGCGCAGGGCCGGCGCGTGGCTGTCCACGGCTGAGGCGACGTGGCCGCCGAGCACCCCGAAGAACACCGTGCCGACCACCGCGATGCCGAGCGCCCCGGCGAACTGCTGCACCGCGTTCAGCGTGCCGGAGGCCGAGCCGTACTCGCCGGCCTCCACCCCGGCCAGCACGATGTCGAAGAACGGCGCCAGGAACATGCCCAGGCCGATGCCGGTGAACAGCAGCGAGGGGATCAGGTCGTAGGGGGTCAGGCCGGTCCCGGCGTAGTGGATCGTCAGGAACGTGCCGATCACCCCGGCGGTCATGCTCACCAGGCCCAGGTGCAGCATGCGCCGCCCGAGCTTGGCGGCCAGGCCCGCGCCGGCCGCGATGAACCCGACGACGCTGCCGACGGCCTGCGGCAAAGTGGTCAGACCGGCCTTCAGCGGGGAGTAGCCCAGACCGATCTGCACGAAGACGGTGAACACCAGCGAGAAGCCGACGATCGCGGTGAAGAAGGCCAGGCCGGTGAACAGGCCGCCGGTGAAGGCCCGTTTGCGGAACAGCGTGGGCACCACCAGCGGGTCGCCGCCGCGGTTGTGGATGCGGGTCTCCACCCAGCCGAAGATCCCGAAGACCACCACCGAGGCGGCGATCATCACGAAGGTCCAGGCCGGCCAGCCCAGCGAGCGGCCCTGCACCACCGGGTAGACCACGAGCAGCGCCGCGCTCGAGGCCAGCACGGTGCCGAGCAGGTCCAGTTTGATCGGGGCGCGCTCGTCGCGGTCCGACGGCAGGTACTTGATCGCGCCGACGAGCGCCACCAGGCCCAGCGGCAGGTTGATCAGGAAGATCATGCGCCAGCTGCTGCCGAACAGGTTGGCGTCGATCAGGGTGCCGGCGATCACCGGGCCGAGCACGGTGGAGAAGCCCATCGCCGGCCCGTAGGCGCCGAAGGCCTTGGCCAGCTCCTGCGGCGGGAAAACCGCCTTGATCACGCCCAGGCCCTGGGGCAGCATCACCGCGCCGAACAGGCCCTGCGCCACCCGGCAGCCGATCAGCATGCCCGGGGAGAAGGAGCTCGCGCACAGCACCGAGGCCACGGTGAAGCCGATGACGCCGACGATGAAGACCGGTTTGCGGCCGTAGATGTCGCCGAGCCGGCCGCCGGTGATCAGGCCGGCGGCCATGGCCAGCGTGTAGCCGGCACCGAGCCACTGGATCAGCGCCGGCCCGCCGCCGATGTCGGCCCGGATGGTGGGACCGGCGATGTTGGTGACCAGCGAGTCGAGCAGGTCCATCACCGAGGCCAGCAGGACGACGGCGAAGGCCGCCCAGCGCCAGCGGTAGGGGGGACCGGCCGTGGCCGGGTTGTTCCACGTCATGACTGCGACCTCGAGTCGGCTCAAGAGACGAGATGGGTGGTGCTGAGGGAAGAGCTTCGGACCGCTTCCATCGTCCCGATCACTGATCGGTTGACGATCGATGCTCTGTCAACGATTCCCATTCGACTAGCGATCGCTGTTCGTGTCAAGTAGGCTGCAGCGTGAGATCGCCCGAACGGTGTGAGGAGCGCCCAGTGACCACAAGCGACGGCGTCGACCTGCCCGCACCGCCGTGGCGCCCCGCCCGGGGCCCGCGGCGGCCCGTCCGTCAGCGCCTGCCGCTGTCCAAGGACCTGATCGTCGCCACCGCGCTGCGCATCGCGGTCGCCGAAGGCCTGGACGCCGTCACCGTGCGGCGCGTCGGCGAGGAGTTGGAGACCGGCTCGGCCAGCTTGTACACGCACATCTCCGGCAAAGACGAGCTGTTCGAGCTGGTGCTGGACGCGGCCACCGCGGACGTCACGGTCCCGGCGCCGGAGACCGGGCGCTGGATGGAGCAGGTGCACGAGGTCGCCTGGCAGATCTACCGGGTGCTCACGGCGCACAACGACGTGGCGCGGGTCTCGCTGGGGGTGATCCCCACCGGGCCGAACATGCTGCGGATCGCCGAAGGGCTGCTGGACATCATGATCAGCGGCGGGGTGCCGGTGCAGACCGCCGCGTGGACCATCGACAGGCTGCTGCTGTACATCGCTTCGGACGCGTATCAGAGTGCGCTGTTTCTGGCTCACCGGAAGCCGGAGCAGAGCATTCCGGAGTATGCGGTGCAGTTCCTGAGCGATATTCGGGAGTTCTACGCTTCGCTGCCGGCCGATCGGTTCCCCCATACGAGCGGGAATGCCGAGACGCTCACCACGGGCGGCGGGGATGAGCGGTTCGAGTACGGGTTGAGTTTGCTGTTGGACGGGTTGGCGGCTCGGTTGCCTGGGGCTTAAGGCTGGCGCCGCCGCCTTGCTTCATGCGTGGCAGGGCGGCATGCCTCCGTGGTACTCGGCCATCTCGCCGAAGATGCGGGGGACGTCCAGCGGAGTGCCTTCGGGGGCTCCGTCGAGTTCTGCGTAGACGCGCGCGAGGTTGCCGACGAGGCGTTCGGTTTCGCGGAGGTCGGCGAAGCGGCCGAGGTCGGTGGTGCGGGCCAGGGCCAACGGGTCCAGTTCGCGTTCGCGGCCGCTCTTCGCCAGGTCTTGGAGCCAGTGGAGGTATTCCTCGGCGACGTCGAACAGTTCGGGACCGCCTACCGGGCCGTGGCCGGGGACGACTGTTTCGGCGCCCAGGGCGCGGAGGCGGTCGATCGCGCGCAGGGATCCCGTGACGGAGCCCATCAGGCAGAAGGGGGTCGCGCCGCCGAGGACCACGTCGCCGACGAAGAGGATGCCGTCGTCGGGGAGGTGGACGACGGAGTCGTCGGGGGTGTGGGCCGGTCCTACGTGCAGGACTTCTATGGTGCGGGTGTCGTCGGTGCGGGTGTCGTCGTCGCCGAAGCGGTAGGCGTCGCGGTAGGTGGTGGTCGGGAGCGTGAGTTCGATGTCGCCCCAGTCGGCGCGCGGCCATACCGCCAGCAGGGCCAGGCCCAGCTCGGCCATGGCCGTGGCGGTGCGTTCGTGGGCGATGATCGTGGCTTCGGGGGCGAAGGCGGCGTTGCCGAAGGTGTGGTCGCCGTGGTGGTGGGTGTTGACGACGGCGAGGGCGGGGCCTTCTTCGGTCGTTCGCGTGGCTGCGGCTTCGGCGGCCCGGTCGACGATCTCGCGGAGGCGGCGGGAGCGGCGTTCGGTGGCCATGGTGTCGACGACGACGGTGCGGGCCGGGCCGGTGATCACGCCGGCGTTGCTCAGGCACCAGCCGCCGTCGTACTGGACGACGGCGAGGACCCCGTCACCGATCTCGGCGACCTCGGGTTCGGCGAAGCCGGTGTTCACAGCGTCTCCTCGATGCGGCAGACCGGTTCCCCGGCGGCGATGACGTCGCCCGGGACCACGGCGAGCTTGGTGATCACGCCGTCGCGGTGGGCGGGCAGCGGCTGCTCCATCTTCATCGCCTCCATGACCACGACGGTCTCGCCCGCCCGGACGGTTTGGCCCTCGATGACCCGCAGCGCGACGACCGTGCCGGTCATCGGGGCGACGAGTTCTTCGCCGGCTGCCGGGGCGATGCCGCGGGGACGGGAAATGCGGCGGGCGCGCTGGGTAGCCGGGACGGCTTCGGCGGGGGTCAGGCCGATCGGGAGGGTCATTTCCAGCCGTTTGCCGGCGACTTCGACGACGACTGTGGTGCGCTCGCCGGCGCCCACGACCTCGCCGGGGGTGCCGGCGTAGGGCGGGATCGTGTTGTCGAATTCGGTCTCGATCCAGCGGGTGTGGACGTGGAACGGGCCCTCTTCCGGCGTGAACGCCGGGTCGTCCATCACCGCGACGTGGAACGTCAGCGCGGTGGGCATCCCGTCGATCTCAAACTCGGCCAGAGCGCGGCGGGCACGCTCCACAGCCTGCTGCCGATCGCGGCCGGAGATGATCAGCTTCGCCAGCAGCGAGTCGAAGTTCTGTCCGATCTCCGCACCCTGCTCGATCCCGGAGTCCAGACGCACGCCCGGACCCGACGGCGGACGCCATGTGGTCACCACACCGGGGGCGGGCAGGAAGTTCCGACCCGGGTCCTCACCATTGATCCGGAACTCGAAGGAGTGCCCACGAACCTCCGGATCGCCGTAGCCCAGCTCCTCGCCATCAGCGATCCGGAACATCTCCCGCACCAGGTCGAGACCGGTGACTTCCTCGGTGACCGGGTGCTCCACCTGCAAACGGGTGTTCACCTCCAAGAAGGAGATGGTGCCGTCCTGACCGACCAGGAACTCGCAGGTCCCGGCCCCGACGTACCCGGCTTCCTTCAAGATCGCCTTGGACGCCCGGTACAGCTCAGCAGTCTGCTCCTCGCTCAAATACGGCGCGGGAGCCTCCTCCACCAGCTTCTGGTGCCGGCGCTGCAACGAGCAGTCACGCGTGGAGACCACGACCACGTTGCCGTGCTTGTCAGCCAGGCACTGCGTCTCCACATGCCGCGGCCGGTCCAGGTAGCGCTCCACGAAGCACTCGCCGCGACCGAAGGCACTGACCGCCTCACGCACCGCCGAGTCGAACAGCTCCGGAATCTCCTCCAGCGTGCGCGCCACCTTCAACCCACGCCCACCGCCACCGAACGCCGCCTTGATCGCCACCGGCAGCCCGTGCTCCTTGGCGAACGCCACCACCTCGTCGGACCCGCTCACCGGATCGGCCGTACCGGCCACCAGCGGCGCCCCGACACGCTGCGCGATATGCCGCGCCGAAACCTTGTCACCCAACGAACTGATCGCCGCCGCCGACGGACCGATCCACGTCAGACCGGCGTCCACCACCGCCTGCGCGAACTCGGCGTTCTCCGAAAGAAATCCATACCCGGGATGCACCGCGTCCGCCCCGGAATCAACCGCGGCCTTCACCAACTTCCCGATCACCAGATACGACTCGGCAGGCGTGGACCCGCCCAACGCCCAAGCCTCATCAGCCACCCGCACATGCAACGCGTCCCGATCCGGCTCGGCATACACCGCCACCGAACCCATACCCGCATCCCGACACGCCCGAGCCACCCGGACCGCGATCTCACCCCGATTGGCGATCAGCACCTTG
This window harbors:
- a CDS encoding MFS transporter, with amino-acid sequence MTWNNPATAGPPYRWRWAAFAVVLLASVMDLLDSLVTNIAGPTIRADIGGGPALIQWLGAGYTLAMAAGLITGGRLGDIYGRKPVFIVGVIGFTVASVLCASSFSPGMLIGCRVAQGLFGAVMLPQGLGVIKAVFPPQELAKAFGAYGPAMGFSTVLGPVIAGTLIDANLFGSSWRMIFLINLPLGLVALVGAIKYLPSDRDERAPIKLDLLGTVLASSAALLVVYPVVQGRSLGWPAWTFVMIAASVVVFGIFGWVETRIHNRGGDPLVVPTLFRKRAFTGGLFTGLAFFTAIVGFSLVFTVFVQIGLGYSPLKAGLTTLPQAVGSVVGFIAAGAGLAAKLGRRMLHLGLVSMTAGVIGTFLTIHYAGTGLTPYDLIPSLLFTGIGLGMFLAPFFDIVLAGVEAGEYGSASGTLNAVQQFAGALGIAVVGTVFFGVLGGHVASAVDSHAPALRTQLSVAGVSSADQDTILANLHTCEQDRATASDPAAVPASCAVLNTAVGKASAEHGPEVGQAVGTTAVKAAKAGFSSAVQETIWTVVGLLAAAFVLGFALPMKAAQQGDWANQDWGGQDDGDGGAGWGGQGGGDGADGENAGAGAGTGTGTGADGKAVPGQSANEWQQYSGTQNTAD
- a CDS encoding TetR/AcrR family transcriptional regulator, translated to MTTSDGVDLPAPPWRPARGPRRPVRQRLPLSKDLIVATALRIAVAEGLDAVTVRRVGEELETGSASLYTHISGKDELFELVLDAATADVTVPAPETGRWMEQVHEVAWQIYRVLTAHNDVARVSLGVIPTGPNMLRIAEGLLDIMISGGVPVQTAAWTIDRLLLYIASDAYQSALFLAHRKPEQSIPEYAVQFLSDIREFYASLPADRFPHTSGNAETLTTGGGDERFEYGLSLLLDGLAARLPGA
- a CDS encoding MBL fold metallo-hydrolase; protein product: MNTGFAEPEVAEIGDGVLAVVQYDGGWCLSNAGVITGPARTVVVDTMATERRSRRLREIVDRAAEAAATRTTEEGPALAVVNTHHHGDHTFGNAAFAPEATIIAHERTATAMAELGLALLAVWPRADWGDIELTLPTTTYRDAYRFGDDDTRTDDTRTIEVLHVGPAHTPDDSVVHLPDDGILFVGDVVLGGATPFCLMGSVTGSLRAIDRLRALGAETVVPGHGPVGGPELFDVAEEYLHWLQDLAKSGRERELDPLALARTTDLGRFADLRETERLVGNLARVYAELDGAPEGTPLDVPRIFGEMAEYHGGMPPCHA
- a CDS encoding acetyl/propionyl/methylcrotonyl-CoA carboxylase subunit alpha, with amino-acid sequence MRKVLIANRGEIAVRVARACRDAGMGSVAVYAEPDRDALHVRVADEAWALGGSTPAESYLVIGKLVKAAVDSGADAVHPGYGFLSENAEFAQAVVDAGLTWIGPSAAAISSLGDKVSARHIAQRVGAPLVAGTADPVSGSDEVVAFAKEHGLPVAIKAAFGGGGRGLKVARTLEEIPELFDSAVREAVSAFGRGECFVERYLDRPRHVETQCLADKHGNVVVVSTRDCSLQRRHQKLVEEAPAPYLSEEQTAELYRASKAILKEAGYVGAGTCEFLVGQDGTISFLEVNTRLQVEHPVTEEVTGLDLVREMFRIADGEELGYGDPEVRGHSFEFRINGEDPGRNFLPAPGVVTTWRPPSGPGVRLDSGIEQGAEIGQNFDSLLAKLIISGRDRQQAVERARRALAEFEIDGMPTALTFHVAVMDDPAFTPEEGPFHVHTRWIETEFDNTIPPYAGTPGEVVGAGERTTVVVEVAGKRLEMTLPIGLTPAEAVPATQRARRISRPRGIAPAAGEELVAPMTGTVVALRVIEGQTVRAGETVVVMEAMKMEQPLPAHRDGVITKLAVVPGDVIAAGEPVCRIEETL